Genomic window (Atribacteraceae bacterium):
CAACCTTGCTCCTCTCCCCGCTCAATTAAAAAATCAACCATTTCCCGGCTGAACATTTTTTCCACAATGGTGCTTCCCTGGATATGATAGGTGCCGGATTGAGTCCGGTGTTTCAGATCTTCGACCAGTTGTTCTCTGATTGCCGGTACTTCCCTGTAGCGACGGGCATATTT
Coding sequences:
- a CDS encoding flagellar biosynthesis anti-sigma factor FlgM; protein product: MKISTNQVATILRMYHRTTLEKAKEVKPAMGGVRQDRVSLSNSAMEINKYARRYREVPAIREQLVEDLKHRTQSGTYHIQGSTIVEKMFSREMVDFLIERGEEQG